The Puntigrus tetrazona isolate hp1 chromosome 3, ASM1883169v1, whole genome shotgun sequence nucleotide sequence CTATTCCTTCATAGACCGTTTGACATTCAGTGTTGCCCACTACAGTGGTCTCCAGCTCCTGCAGTATGTTAGGATACGTGTTTCctatcacataaaaaaaagatatagaaCATCATAATAGACTTCatcttgtttctttaaaattttgaaCCTTGATCACCTGGATAGCTGGTCACGCCCCATCCAGTGATCCAGCTCTTTGTACCAGCAGCGTATACACTATCAGCAGCAGCCAGACAGACTGGCTTAATATAATCAGTGAAATTCACAGAAGAAGAGAGCCGGAACAGTGATAGTTGACCCTCCATGCTGGTAGTGTCAGGATATTTGATGACTTCAGTCACTGTCCTGGATATTTCATGTGGGTTCGAGCCATTTTGGCTCAGGCGCCCCAAGTAGATCACAATGTCAGACATATTGATGctgtaaaaacagttttaagtCCGTTTTAATTTCTCTATTATGAATCCACATCTGCTATATACACTACATGACACCtgaaattcataaaaacatatgATAATATTAAACTTGTGCACTTAATACTTTCGAGCACAGGAAACTCCAGTCAAAACCCAGTCTTTATTGATAAGCGACCCGCTGCTGCAGAATCTTCCCCTGGACATGCTGTGAATGCTGGCCTGCCACGGCCAAGACCCTGCCGTCGCGTTCTGCCCTCCAATAATCTTGGTGTTGAGGGGGGCCCTACCACATTCTGGTGAGAGATAAGATGATGTATTTCCATGTTTACTCAAATacatcacattcaaaataaaactgtgGCTGAACATGATTTTGGATTAAAACTACTTACCATCTAATTGTCCCAGGCAGCCTATTAGAAGGGAAAcaatttgatttagttttttattaaaaaattgaaATCTACTGCCTATTTCTTGTGTAAACCTACATTaagtggtttttgtttttggaataggtttttaatgaaatgcctGAAAAATGTTACGAGCTCAaagtattattacattttattctgtttacTTGACTGTGGGGGGGCTGCTTCTTGACATTAGAAGGTCCTAGGCACATTTATGTTGGAGACCCACCAAATTTGGatttattgcagtttttaattatttttatgcagttttacaagaaatgtttaactggcctgtatttatttgatcaaaaatacaaatcaaaactGTAATGTTCAGCAAGTATGTGTTCAATAGATAAAAATCACAggttataaaataaatcttaagcACTGTTTCATCTttcacagaatttttttttttttttaagtacagtAAAGTAGtatactgttatttaaaattgtacaattatttcacgtactattgtttttttctgttttgtttaaacaaatcaagacatctttcaaaagcattaagAATAAGGAAGCGAAAATGagcaaaatttaaaatgaaaatgaaatgtataaacaaacaGGTtaggaaaacatattttggaacatttgtttaaaatgctttttttttttcctccagcaTGAATTTGCCTAGGGCCAGTAATGTCCAGAAGAACGTGCTCATTACACAAGCATTCAGAACATTCCACATGAATTAGTTTGAACTGCAGATGAGTTGCAATTGAAAAGTTGAAAGAAATTACTAACAAATTACTTTCAACGCACCATCCTGAACACGCTAGATTACAACAAACACACGCTGGGTCCCAGTGTGcataccctgctgaaaaaaactatagaaaCCAATCATCGCAGAAATTCTGGTGGTTTCCactgcaaataatatttttacaaccatcaactttaaaaaatgatttcctGTAGCTGGTTTTGGGACATATTCCAGCAACAATTACATATATTTCCGACTTCAGTCCTGCCACACTGGTAGATCCCTGGTTGTCTTTAATTATTCATCACTCATTAAATCTTTCTTGAATCGAATGCTGCCGTTTTGTGtcatattcaattattattattattattattattattattatcatttatgatAAACAATGACAAAAGCTACTTTTTGTGCATTCACCTGTTAGGTTGAGAAGTATGACCCCAGCTACACAGAAGGCTGTGTTAAACTTCATTCttctgttcttgtgtgtgttgtAACCGCTGTCAAGTCTTTAATGATCTGTGAAGAGTCGGTGCGCTGCTCCTGCTCTTGTCTTTACTCCACCTATCGTTCTTACACTCAGGCAACTTTTGTGATGATTGAAACACATGACTTTATTACTTACTGAGCCCGTACACTCCATATAATGTCTtcaatatgcattttctactCTTGGATTAATCTTTGAGAATAGTATGTTTTGTAGTGATGTATGATGACTATGTAAATgacataatacatatttacttgACTGCTCTTGATTAATgtgataatgtgagaaatgttaAAGGTGTCTGAATAAATTTTGGTTTGTCTATTTAATTGTTACAGTGAAGACTGTGCAGtgctattttacatttgattgttCAGCTTCTGTACCTGGACACCtacaaacactgaaaaaactTAAATAGTGCGTTAAtagctcaaataaataaacaaataaataaacagaaggaACATACAAATGAGTCCGTTTCAAACAGGTCCCACTGGTACAATCACAAACGCCCCAGAATATACTTGCAAAATAATGTAGTCAAGTTGATAGGAAAAgctgttaatattttgatactCAAAGTTAGTACAAAGTAGCCAGAAAAATACTAATAAGTGAATGATTTAATTTACTCAAATACCTTTTCAATACCAATTCTGGAAGCccacaaagttttttttttataaagcctTTGTTACACAGAGATAGTAGACAAAGAGATagtagacaaaaacaaaaaaaagatcataaaaCTTAGTTGTATAGACTTAAGTTTGGTCTCATTTGGCAGATTATTGATGAAGTAAAAATAGTTTAcgaaaatgatttctgaaatatataatatatatatatatatatatatatataaaacatgttgaATTCTAAACATACTAGAAAATCAAAGCCATAAATCTAGTTGTGATTCAAATTTGCTCTGCCACATGTGTTACGTCGTACTGCTCTAATGCTTGGAAATGTGACAAACATTCAAGTCATCCTGAAGGAGTGGATTTACTGCCTTGTCGGGATTTTTgagtggtttgtgtgtgtgtgtgtgtgtgtgtgtgtgtgtgtgtgtgtgtgtgtgtgtgtgtgtgtgctagtaTGTGTACCTGGGAGATTGAAGCTTCAAAATGTATTCTTCAATTGATCTAACTGTAAATTCTTCTACAATCccattatttgtaaattaaacaaTGAAATCAGATGTTATTCCTCACAGTAACCAGttgctatatattatatatatatatatatatatatataaaattgcagCACACAGGGAAACAGAACAGTAAGAAATAGTGTAATGCAGAGGACTTTTTGTGCACTGTATTCTCAAAAAGATTGTTTATGTGTTCTGATTTTATAGCCTATTTTTACAGATGAAATATGGCTGAATCATCAAtcatcagattttttaaatgtgtgtaattgtcacgggtgtggttagcaggagagcacacaacgagcaTAAAGGTAACTAAACgctttaatctactcagagatgaaataaacaatataattaaaggcaggcaggcaggcagacaggacaaaACCACACGCACgttaaagacgagatcggaccaacagaactgaaaGCGCAGAACTTAAACACTCAACggaattacttaaaaaataagacacaggtgaaaacGTTAAGAcacacggaacacatggcacacgacaaaaacaataacacaaagtccaaagacgtgacagtaATTTTCACTTCTTTACTATGATTGCTAGTATAATTACTTACACTGATACTCACGTGAATGCTGTAAAATCGACGCACTCAATAATAATTCCCGtaaatatttcttacatttGCATCGTGGCTTGGTTTGAGTAGTTTATGgcgtaatttttatttttgggtgaactattcaaaaaagaaacaaatattcaCCCCTTTTGAGAGCGTTTACAAACTGTCATAATCATTACAGAACCATGCCTctaaaattcactttaaaaaatagGATAAGAGGGATGATGGAGAAAGCGAGAGCGAGGGAAAATGAGAGGAGGTTGACTTATCCTCCATCGAGGAGAGAAACAATGAGGGGGCATGAGACAAATCCAGACTCGCTGCTGCTCGTGTAATTGCTGATCCAGTCCTGATGTTCAGACAGTCTGATGCCCGGGTAGACCATGTCctaatgcatcattaaaaactCCAGGCTGAATCCACACAGAGCCCTGTCTAGTGACCAGTGGATTTCCTTTATCCccaatgcaaaacaaacactttataTCACACCTGTACAGTAACAGAGGAGATGATACACAGAGGTTAAAGGGAGACTGAGATGAGAGTTCTTTAACTTCTGTACAGAAAAAACTAATGCTAAAACTAACCCTACATTGTGATTTCCCATCTACAAATTCAGCACTTATATATTTgtctgtaataaatgcattataggCATTATTACATTCAGTGTCATCCACAACAGGGGTCTCCAGCTCCGGATGTCAGGAAACCTGAATcttattacataaaatgaataGATAAGGAGAAGGATACTCGGGCCTTAAAGGATTTTTATTGCAACGGAGTTGATTACTGGAAATGCTGGTCGAAGTAGTGTGTTCGATTCCCCGGTTacgtatatttttttaatacgcTGCTCACCTAGTTGAATAAAACCCTGGTAAAATGAGCATCTGCAGGATGATTTTAAAATCTGGACATTTTTAGAGAGGGACGAAGAGATATCCTGATGATTACTCTGCACAGAAGTTTTCAGACTCAACTAAACTTGTAGTTAACGTCACcgtatgtttttaatgtaagtCTTTACTGCGTGGCAACTGGACCGGAAGTGGTGATACAGTGCTTCATTTAACTGATGTAGGAAGTGAGATATGACGTacgttatgtatatataaactatacGGAGTTAAAAGTCAAAGCAGCAACTTTACAAGCAATTGCATTTTTAGGAAATAGTCtagatttcatatttttgcatatttatgtcgTCTTACCGCAACTATTTTCGGCCAAGGACAAGACGTTGCAGTCGGACCAATGTTTGCTGGACTGCCATTAATgagctttttaaaatctttttatttattttagttgtttttatccATTGCATCTCCCACATGTGTGTTTTAGCAAGGCGGCCTGTGTTGCAAGATGGTAAACTTGCCAGGTGACTctgctttattcatttaaaactggaCACTACCACACAAATGtggctttttttaatgactgtCAGAATTTAACCGCAGAGTAAGCGCTCCAACAGTTGTTGCAAATAAATACTACTTCTCAAGTCATATTTCTATCACTGACAAAAAGATTTAGTATCACATCACAGCCTATAGAGAATGTGAAGCTGACTTCATGCGTGTAGAGTTCTGGGAATCTGCTTTATTTATCTGCCATTTTAAAAGGACCGTGCTGCCTCTCCTCTACCGAGTTCAGGGATGGAGTTAGAATCTCTGTCGAGATTGCGGAAAATGTCACCATTGTTTGTCATTCATGCTGCATAGAGAATTGCAAAAGTAACTCCAAACATCAGCATTTCCAGCAGAGAGTGATCCTCTCAAAATAGTGGCCTATTCTCTGTTCTACTTATGTTTGTATTTGAAGTCAAAATCAAcgcaactttttaaaaaatgtatcgcAAGAGCTGCTAACTGAAGTTACAATTGTTCTTCTCTTCTAGACTGTGTTGTAACTGCTGTTTCTTTGTTGACAAATGGCTGCCACCAAAATCTGTTGAATTTGAATATaagagtgttcctttaaaaatgaatggaatGCTGTTTAGCTGTTTAGTAATTactttctgttttctgtgtgtatgATTTCCCTAAACACTTGTATGCTTAAGGAAACACAACTAATACCATAACAGGCTATAAATGTCCCTAAGGATGATGGGGAAAAAATCGGTTTAATTTGAGATGCCATGATATTTAACTGTATAGGCCTAACTATACGGAAAAAGATTTGTTTACACTGCTTTGAAAATCATAAGAAAAACCAGCCAAGGTGTGctgaacaacaataaaaaaccACACCTGCCTCAGGTGATCTTCACTGTCAGCTGAAATGTCACAACACTTGATCACATTGTTCTTTTGAATGGCAGTCAATTAAGGAGATGACTGGGTGGACTGCTTTTGTATGGGAACTGTACTTGGTTTTGGATTTAAAAACCTACAAAGTCTCTTTATGATGTCTcctatgtatatatgcataaaatccataattatgacatattatttgtttcttttatacatGCCTCTTTATTCTTATAGATCTTTTCATATTCTTATAATAAGCCTCTATCTTTTGGCATTAGGATTAGACCACAGTTCAATTTTACTTGattatgttttattctttttatatattgtatactaattgaattatatatttgtaagaaTGAATATACTTACAGAACTTTTATAACTTACAGTGGATATTAGTAGTTTGAAGTACTCAACATATCCACTAGGTGACACTATTTAATTGTTCTGACAAAGTAAATCACAAATAGAGTCTTCAACAACGGTGTGTAATAAAGTTGCACATAAACGAGCACATTTTATGGGATTTATgggatttacattttttgctcaccccaaaattaaaatctgtcattattaaACCTCACGTAATTCCAAACATGTATAATTTTCTTTAGTTGAATCATTAACgtgtacatattttattctttctaCAAGTAACTTATCATAGCTAAACATTTGggtaaatgcatgcattaaatgcaaATCACACAATTCAAAAGCATGTGTGTTGTTACTGAGTTAACAGTTTTTCAGGGCTGTTGGGTTCACAACCAATTAGGCATCGTCCGGCACTCTTCTGTGCTAAAGTGGCTGTGAacgctgtgtttttgtgtgtgtttaagaaaGCTTTGGTCAAAGCCAAAAGGAGTAAGATAGTGGATGTGTGGCAGCCCTTGCTTTCTGGTATTTGAGACTAAAAGGAATAGGAATATTTCAgccataaatataaacatgttgCAAATTTAAGATGTAGAAGAGTTTGTTCAATACAGATTAGGAGAAATTTCGCATTGTGTAGCTTGCTGAGAtaaatgagagtccaaactgcttATATAGAAACACAACAAGAATCCttgaaacataataataaacaagtaAGTCCATCGGTTAATGTCTTGCGAAGTGAAAAGCTAGATGTTTCATGTTTAGCAAATTTTCTCTTAAATTCATGCACGATAGaagaaaaccacaaaaataatttcagctgaaggcgaacCAGTCACCCAGCTAATTCAAAGTGTTATTGTAGTAGAAATAGTTCAGAATCGAATAACATGTTCCTTTATTTTC carries:
- the LOC122337411 gene encoding chymotrypsin-like protease CTRL-1; protein product: MKFNTAFCVAGVILLNLTGCLGQLDECGRAPLNTKIIGGQNATAGSWPWQASIHSMSRGRFCSSGSLINKDWVLTGVSCARNINMSDIVIYLGRLSQNGSNPHEISRTVTEVIKYPDTTSMEGQLSLFRLSSSVNFTDYIKPVCLAAADSVYAAGTKSWITGWGVTSYPGNTYPNILQELETTVVGNTECQTVYEGIATITDKMLCAGGEAGKAPCFGDDGSALVIKQGSVWIQIGSPLLTVACGQTGYPTVYTRLSKFRDWINNYTSTARQPELVPTIPYSPQPELVSIPYSPQPELVLMPYSPEPEMVPDPFIPSIFDKGSVNLLSFSLALTVSIVPLIFFCFF